The proteins below come from a single Gossypium raimondii isolate GPD5lz chromosome 2, ASM2569854v1, whole genome shotgun sequence genomic window:
- the LOC105784303 gene encoding uncharacterized protein At2g34160 yields MEVITEGVNSLSIADSSPSNKKKNRIQVSNTKKPLFFYVNLAKRYMQQYNEVELSALGMAIATVVTIAEILKNNGLAVEKKIMTSTVDMREESGGRPVQKAKIEILLGKSEKFGELMAAAAAKDVLDNEEQS; encoded by the exons atggagGTGATAACAGAAGGAGTGAACAGCTTGAGCATCGCGGATTCATCGCCCTCCAACAAAAAGAAGAACCGTATCCAAGTCTCCAATACCAAAAAGCCCCTCTTCTTCTACGTTAATCTCGCCAAG AGGTACATGCAGCAATACAATGAGGTGGAACTCTCTGCACTTGGAATGG CTATTGCTACAGTTGTTACCATTGCTGAGATATTGAAGAACAATGGACTAGCTGTTGAGAAAA AAATCATGACTTCTACGGTTGACATGAGAGAAGAATCAGGGGGACGACCAGTTCAAAAAGCAAAA ATTGAAATACTGCTGGGGAAATCAGAGAAGTTCGGTGAATTGATGGCGGCAGCTGCTGCCAAGGATGTCTTAGATAATGAGGAGCAGAGCTAA